The Chiloscyllium plagiosum isolate BGI_BamShark_2017 chromosome 40, ASM401019v2, whole genome shotgun sequence genome has a segment encoding these proteins:
- the nmba gene encoding neuromedin Ba gives MKRPVRGRSTRERLRQGTHIPIHTTSSPHTHRGRETGPALSLPMATPSVHSMGHLSLLLYLVVFSWLSVTASVSLDLTELRNKVSKIKVNPRGNLWATGHFMGKKSLFDYPEGYNASPARLSLEPSDAARDLQNLFILKMLDSGLPQEQGGNQLTLNTVTEGTGLLMKIIERYVKNSEK, from the exons ATGAAGCGGCCAGTCAGAGGCAGGAGTACCCGGGAGAGACTCAGACAAGGCACCCACATACCTATACACACCAcctcctccccacacacacacagaggcagagaAACAGGACCGGCGCTCTCCCTCCCCATGGCTACACCCTCTGTCCACAGTATGGGGCACCTCAGTTTGCTGCTTTACCTGGTCGTGTTCTCTTGGTTGTCTGTCACCGCCTCAGTCAGCCTGGACCTCACCGAACTCAGGAACAAAGTTTCCAAAATCAAAGTCAACCCGAGGGGGAATCTGTGGGCAACAG gACACTTTATGGGCAAGAAAAGCCTCTTTGACTATCCAGAGGGATACAATGCCTCTCCAGCGAGACTCTCGCTGGAGCCCTCTGATGCTGCCAGGGATTTGCAGAATCTGTTCATCCTGAAGATGCTGGACAGCGGCCTGCCCCAGGAACAAGGAGGAAACCAGCTCACCCTCAACACTGTCACTGAG GGTACGGGATTATTAATGAAGATTATTGAGAGATATGTGAAAAATAGTGAGAAGTGA